One Ranitomeya imitator isolate aRanImi1 chromosome 1, aRanImi1.pri, whole genome shotgun sequence DNA window includes the following coding sequences:
- the LOC138676157 gene encoding uncharacterized protein, translating into MKSKKFQRDINDKNENKMYRWRNPGERSRSFHRNESRSRSRSASVRSMRGETQQTTTKNRPEAPTDGPIVSGTSRKMNTRQNAKKGSEGISVGNRSQGGLQVINLSDHVLTVSQIEVLSKGLAFSPTNGFNYFTALKDLHLFSRKLVLKKLHCRGTNDLEGWSPAERDTIRILEELLDEQTPDDEGGFPSSILPRSTRFPSLSLCPAVKIFTKLVSNELKTLSSRRRYDNLTNKQREAIRQLQSFDDVVFKAADKGGNIVVWPITKYEREAFRQLRDSQVYTKLGYNPMVSFSAQLQKILIKAFDSGVITKKVFDGLTVQFPKLPTLYLLPKIHKDAVNPPGRPIVSGIGGLCDPICKFIDFYLKPLVETLPSHVRDTTDVLARVDGLLVDRETILVTADVETLYTCISHEDGVRAVRFFLETSNLDGPLCELILELLHFTLTHNFFTFKNQFYHQKRGAAMGAACAPAYANLFLGFWERLVFGTSGAGAADHVLCWLRYIDDVLFLWRGTVQQLDEFMAMLNNNNYNIKLTYRHDAVKIDFLDISLEVDSFSTIQTDVFRKETSVNSLIHATTAHSHSTVRAVPVGQFLRVRQISSTDQKFENQALDLKRRFEQRGYSQRCIKNGYNRAKSVSRDSLLYHKRKRDKKDENIRFISVFNHEWDNMRHILTKYWPVLSAEPSLRPFLTDRPLMTPRHSKNLSDLLIKSHYVAPTPNFFGVTHPKKGFFKCGHCVACVNMHQASTFSSVDQKIFDIREYISCGTRNVVYYATCACPLIYVGLTSRELRTRIRDHVRDICAARTVEDVSTLKTIPRHFRLVHNCDPKEFKVRGIDVIHTGIRGGNVKKLLAQRELMWIVTLGTVKPAGLNEALNFGPYL; encoded by the coding sequence ATGAAATCAAAAAAATTCCAACGGGACATTAATGACAAAAATGAGAATAAGATGTATAGGTGGAGAAATCCAGGTGAAAGATCACGTTCATTTCATAGAAATGAATCTCGATCACGATCTCGGTCGGCTTCGGTGAGATCGATGAGAGGAGAGACACAACAAACTACAACTAAAAATCGACCCGAAGCTCCAACTGACGGGCCTATAGTCAGCGGAACCAGTAGGAAAATGAATACCAGACAAAACGCAAAGAAAGGATCAGAGGGGATATCGGTGGGAAACAGGTCTCAGGGAGGCCtgcaggtaattaatttatctgatCATGTATTAACTGTCAGCCAAATAGAGGTACTGAGTAAAGGCCTCGCCTTTTCTCCCACTAATGGTTTCAATTACTTTACAGCATTGAAAGACCTTCATCTCTTCTCGCGCAAACTGGTTCTTAAAAAACTGCACTGTAGGGGTACCAATGATTTGGAGGGCTGGAGCCCTGCGGAGAGGGACACCATAAGAATTTTGGAAGAACTCCTTGATGAGCAAACCCCAGATGATGAAGGTGGGTTTCCCAGTTCTATTCTTCCCAGGTCCACGAGGTTCCCTTCCTTGTCACTCTGCCCGGCAGTGAAGATATTTACTAAATTGGTATCTAATGAGTTAAAAACTCTATCCTCACGCCGTCGGTATGACAACTTAACTAACAAACAGAGGGAAGCTATACGTCAACTACAATCTTTTGATGACGTGGTGTTTAAGGCGGCTGACAAGGGAGGGAACATCGTGGTCTGGCCAATCACCAAATATGAACGGGAAGCATTTAGACAATTACGGGATAGTCAGGTATATACAAAACTGGGTTATAACCCGATGGTGTCTTTCTCCGCACAGCTCCAAAAGATTCTCATTAAGGCTTTTGATTCAGGTGTGATCACTAAAAAGGTTTTTGATGGACTTACGGTGCAGTTCCCGAAGTTACCGACGCTCTatttgcttcccaaaatccacaaggacgccgtcaacccacCAGGACGTCCGATTGTATCTGGAATAGGTGGTCTTTGTGACCCTATATgtaaatttattgatttttacttaAAACCTTTAGTGGAGACATTACCCTCCCATGTAAGGGATACAACGGACGTCCTTGCTAGGGTTGACGGCCTCCTTGTGGATAGAGAAACCATCCTCGTGACTGCGGACGTAGAAACGTTGTACACGTGTATCAGTCATGAGGATGGGGTccgggcggtccgcttcttcctggagaCCTCCAACCTGGACGGCCCACTGTGTGAACTCATCCTGGAACTGCTGCACTTTaccctcacacataatttttttactttcaaaaaccagttttatcatcagaagcgtggcgcggccatgggtgcggcctgtgcccccgcgtacgccaacctcttcctgggtttctgggagaggttggtgtttggtacTTCGGGGGcaggggccgccgaccatgtgctgtgctggttgcgctacattgatgatgttttatttttgtggCGGGGGACAGTGCAGCAGTTGGATGAGTTCATGGCTATGCTTAATAACAACAATTATAATATCAAATTGACATACAGAcatgatgcagtgaaaattgattttttggacatcagtCTGGAGGTGGATTCGTTTTCCACCATCCAGACTGATGTTTTCCGTAAAGAAACATCAGTCAACTCGTTGATACATGCCACCACTGCACATAGCCATTCCacagttagggccgtcccggttggacagtttctaAGGGTGAGGCAGATCTCctctacagaccaaaaatttgaaaATCAAGCATTAGACTTGAAAAGACGATTCGAACAGCGTGGGTATAGCCAAAGATGTATCAAAAATGGCTACAATAGAGCGAAGTCGGTATCTCGGGACTCATTATTGTACCATAAAAGAAAAAGAGATAAAAAGGATGAAAATATACGGTTTATTTCAGTATTTAACCACGAGTGGGACAATATGCGTCATATTCTAACTAAGTACTGGCCTGTCCTCAGTGCTGAGCCCTCCCTGAGACCCTTTCTTACTGACAGACCCCTCATGACCCCCCGTCATTCCAAAAATTTGAGCGACTTACTTATTAAAAGTCACTATGTAGCTCCCACCCCTAATTTTTTTGGTGTAACACACCCCAAAAAAGGTTTTTTTAAGtgtggccactgtgtggcatgCGTAAATATGCATCAAGCCTCTACTTTCAGCTCCGTGGACCAAAAAATATTTGACATCAGAGAATACATTTCCTGCGGTACTAGGAATGTAGTCTATTATGCTACATGTGCTTGTCCCCTCATATACGTGGGACTAACCTCACGCGAATTGAGGACACGGATCAGGGACCACGTTAGGGACATCTGTGCGGCTAGAACAGTGGAAGACGTGTCAACCCTTAAAACCATCCCTAGGCACTTTCGACTGGTACACAACTGTGATCCCAAGGAATTTAAAGTCAGAGGCATTGATGTCATACACACAGGTATCAGGGGCGGTAATGTAAAGAAACTACTGGCACAACGTGAACTAATGTGGATTGTCACACTTGGGACAGTAAAACCTGCTGGGTTAA